One stretch of Candidatus Nezhaarchaeota archaeon DNA includes these proteins:
- a CDS encoding isocitrate/isopropylmalate dehydrogenase family protein: protein MGRHKIAVIPGDGIGPEVVEAAIYVLESLHDVVKGLKLDFMVVEAGDAALKKYGKALPDDTLRAIVEEAEACLKGPVGESAADVIVKLRLLLDLYANVRPFKAYPGVPCLNPSVDFVIVRENTEDVYKGWELEVVPSEVAVCLRPITRRGSMRIAEYAFKLAEQRARRKVTAVHKANVMRVTDGLFAKCCREVALRHPSVVFEEMYVDTCAMQLVRRPEEFDVIVTTNMFGDILSDEAAAIVGGLGLAPAANIGERRAIFEPVHGSAPKYAGKGVANPCATILAARMMLGWLGEDEAALRLERAVEEALRAGEHLTPDLGGSSSTMELAKDIARRLSQ from the coding sequence ATGGGTAGGCACAAGATCGCCGTGATACCCGGCGACGGCATAGGGCCGGAGGTCGTGGAGGCCGCTATCTACGTCCTAGAGTCCCTCCACGACGTAGTGAAGGGGCTTAAGCTAGACTTTATGGTAGTAGAGGCCGGGGACGCGGCCCTGAAGAAGTATGGGAAGGCCCTGCCTGACGACACGCTACGGGCCATAGTCGAAGAAGCCGAGGCGTGCCTAAAGGGCCCCGTCGGCGAGTCGGCGGCTGACGTAATCGTCAAGCTGAGGCTCCTCCTAGACCTATACGCTAACGTCAGGCCGTTTAAGGCGTACCCCGGGGTGCCTTGCTTAAACCCCAGCGTAGACTTCGTAATTGTGCGCGAGAACACCGAGGACGTGTACAAAGGATGGGAGCTCGAGGTCGTGCCTAGCGAGGTAGCAGTGTGCCTCAGGCCTATAACTAGGAGGGGGTCTATGCGCATAGCTGAATACGCCTTTAAGCTAGCTGAGCAGCGCGCTAGGCGCAAGGTGACGGCGGTCCACAAGGCCAACGTTATGAGGGTGACCGACGGGCTCTTTGCTAAGTGCTGCCGCGAGGTAGCTTTAAGGCACCCTTCAGTGGTCTTCGAGGAGATGTACGTAGACACGTGCGCCATGCAGCTAGTTAGGAGGCCTGAGGAGTTCGACGTGATCGTCACCACCAACATGTTCGGGGACATACTGTCTGACGAGGCGGCCGCCATCGTGGGCGGGCTGGGCTTAGCGCCAGCTGCTAACATAGGTGAGCGGAGGGCTATTTTTGAGCCTGTCCACGGCTCAGCCCCTAAGTACGCTGGCAAGGGGGTGGCTAACCCCTGCGCGACGATACTAGCCGCTAGGATGATGCTAGGATGGCTTGGAGAGGACGAGGCGGCGCTTAGGCTCGAGAGGGCTGTCGAGGAGGCCTTGAGGGCTGGTGAGCACCTAACCCCTGACTTAGGGGGTAGCTCGAGCACTATGGAGCTGGCGAAGGACATAGCTAGGAGGCTTTCGCAATGA